One genomic region from Vannielia litorea encodes:
- the murF gene encoding UDP-N-acetylmuramoyl-tripeptide--D-alanyl-D-alanine ligase, translated as MSALWTAADAAAATGGEARGDWEARGLSIDSRSISPGELFIALKDVRDGHDFVADALAKGACAALVTHVPEGCEDAPLLIVADVLEGLEALGRAGRARSRAKVAGVTGSVGKTSTKEMLRSILSRQGKVHAAEKSFNNHWGVPLTLARMPVDTDFAVIEIGMSNPGEIAPLARMARPDVAMITTVAPAHMAAFGSLEGIAREKASIFEGLEPGGVAVINGDLGTTPILRAAAEAAGAKIVTFGQSGEFGLGKVVLSEGQTVAEARLGDQPAMFKLTTPGTHFAMNALGALAVAQALGADTGLATADLTKWTPYEGRGAREEITTDPARAGGFLTLFDDSYNANPASMAASLEMLATTEPRDGIGRVRKGRRIAVIGDMLELGKGEKDLHAALAGLEAMEQIHTVHTVGPLAQALHDALPEDQRGHHAPDGAAMAKEVSRLVDAGDVVLVKASLGTGLARVVDAIRKMGQVGPN; from the coding sequence ATGAGCGCCTTGTGGACGGCGGCGGATGCCGCAGCGGCCACCGGCGGCGAGGCGAGAGGCGATTGGGAAGCCAGGGGCCTTTCAATCGACAGCCGGAGCATCTCGCCGGGCGAGCTGTTCATTGCCTTGAAGGATGTGCGCGACGGGCATGACTTTGTCGCTGATGCGCTGGCCAAGGGCGCCTGCGCGGCGCTCGTCACCCACGTGCCCGAGGGCTGCGAAGACGCGCCGCTGCTGATCGTGGCAGATGTGCTGGAAGGATTGGAGGCGCTTGGCCGGGCGGGGCGGGCACGGAGCCGGGCGAAAGTGGCCGGAGTGACCGGCTCGGTTGGCAAGACCTCGACCAAGGAGATGCTCCGCTCGATCCTGAGCCGTCAGGGCAAGGTGCATGCCGCCGAAAAGAGCTTCAACAACCACTGGGGCGTGCCGTTGACGCTGGCGCGGATGCCGGTGGACACCGATTTTGCCGTGATCGAGATCGGCATGAGCAACCCCGGCGAAATCGCCCCGCTGGCACGGATGGCGCGGCCCGATGTGGCGATGATCACCACGGTGGCCCCGGCGCATATGGCGGCCTTCGGCTCGCTGGAGGGGATCGCGCGGGAGAAGGCCAGCATCTTCGAGGGGCTGGAGCCGGGCGGCGTGGCGGTGATCAATGGCGACCTTGGCACCACGCCGATCCTGCGCGCGGCGGCGGAGGCGGCGGGGGCGAAGATCGTCACCTTCGGGCAAAGCGGCGAGTTTGGCCTCGGCAAGGTGGTGCTGAGCGAAGGGCAGACGGTGGCGGAGGCTCGGCTGGGCGACCAGCCTGCGATGTTCAAGCTGACCACGCCCGGCACCCATTTTGCGATGAACGCGCTCGGCGCGCTGGCGGTGGCGCAGGCGCTGGGGGCCGACACCGGGCTTGCCACCGCGGACCTGACCAAATGGACCCCCTATGAGGGGCGCGGCGCGCGGGAGGAGATCACCACCGATCCGGCGCGGGCGGGGGGCTTTTTGACCCTCTTCGACGACAGCTACAACGCCAACCCGGCCTCGATGGCGGCCTCGCTGGAGATGCTTGCCACCACCGAGCCGCGCGATGGCATCGGGCGGGTGCGCAAGGGCCGCCGCATCGCCGTGATTGGCGACATGCTCGAACTGGGCAAGGGCGAGAAGGACCTGCACGCGGCGCTTGCGGGGCTGGAGGCGATGGAGCAGATCCACACGGTTCACACCGTCGGCCCGCTCGCTCAGGCGCTGCATGATGCGCTGCCCGAAGATCAGCGCGGACACCACGCGCCGGATGGTGCTGCGATGGCCAAGGAGGTCTCGCGGCTGGTGGATGCGGGCGATGTGGTGCTGGTCAAGGCGTCGCTCGGCACCGGGCTGGCCCGCGTTGTTGACGCGATACGGAAAATGGGCCAAGTCGGCCCGAATTAA
- a CDS encoding UDP-N-acetylmuramoyl-L-alanyl-D-glutamate--2,6-diaminopimelate ligase, whose product MSDRAKVRSLAELGLTAQHGAEARVTGLAVDSRDVQEGALFAALPGSRVHGAEFVGYALRMGAKAVLTDAEGAQLAAAELAKFDVALVVTEDPRGALAMAAALWFGAQPDVMVAVTGTNGKTSVASFTRQIWMAMGLSAVNLGTTGVEGAWEYPLKHTTPEPITLHRALALSVEEGVTHAAMEASSHGLEQRRLDGVRLAAAGFTNFSQDHLDYHATFEAYFDAKARLFDRVLGEDAPAVINMEDPRGPEMADRAEAAGHAVLRVGHDEDYELAIVGQRFDATGQDLRFLHEGTPRQVRLGLIGGFQAENVMVAAGLCIASGSDPVEVFNALPQLTTVRGRMQLAATRDNGAAVFVDYAHTPDALETALKALRPHVMGKLVVVYGAGGDRDTGKRPLMGEAAREHADVRFVTDDNPRSEDPASIRAAILQADPEATEVGDRAEAILRGVDALGPGDALLIAGKGHETGQIVGDDVFPFDDVEQASVAVAALDGQMT is encoded by the coding sequence ATGAGCGACAGGGCAAAAGTAAGATCGCTGGCAGAGCTCGGGCTGACCGCCCAGCATGGCGCCGAGGCGCGGGTGACCGGGCTGGCCGTGGACAGCCGCGATGTGCAGGAGGGCGCGCTCTTTGCCGCCCTGCCGGGGAGCCGGGTGCATGGCGCGGAGTTCGTGGGCTATGCGCTGCGCATGGGCGCGAAGGCGGTGCTGACCGATGCCGAGGGCGCGCAGCTAGCCGCTGCGGAATTGGCGAAGTTCGACGTGGCGCTGGTGGTCACCGAAGACCCGAGGGGCGCGCTGGCGATGGCCGCGGCGCTGTGGTTCGGCGCCCAGCCCGATGTGATGGTGGCGGTGACCGGCACCAACGGCAAAACCTCGGTGGCGAGCTTTACCCGGCAGATCTGGATGGCGATGGGGCTGAGCGCGGTGAACCTTGGCACCACCGGCGTGGAGGGCGCATGGGAGTATCCGCTGAAGCACACCACGCCCGAGCCGATCACCCTGCACCGGGCGCTGGCGCTCTCGGTGGAGGAGGGCGTGACCCATGCCGCGATGGAAGCCAGCTCGCACGGGCTGGAGCAGCGGCGGCTGGATGGCGTGCGGCTGGCGGCGGCGGGGTTCACCAACTTCAGCCAGGATCATCTGGATTATCACGCGACCTTCGAGGCCTATTTTGACGCCAAGGCGCGGCTCTTCGACCGGGTGCTGGGCGAGGATGCGCCGGCGGTGATCAACATGGAAGACCCGCGCGGCCCGGAAATGGCCGACCGCGCCGAGGCGGCGGGCCATGCGGTGCTGCGGGTGGGGCATGACGAGGATTACGAGCTGGCGATCGTCGGCCAGCGGTTTGATGCCACGGGGCAGGACTTGCGGTTCTTGCACGAGGGCACGCCGCGGCAGGTGCGGCTGGGGCTGATCGGGGGCTTTCAGGCCGAGAACGTGATGGTGGCGGCGGGCCTCTGCATTGCCAGCGGCTCGGACCCGGTGGAGGTGTTCAACGCGCTGCCGCAGCTTACGACCGTGCGGGGGCGGATGCAGCTTGCCGCGACCCGCGACAATGGCGCGGCGGTCTTCGTTGACTATGCCCACACGCCCGATGCCTTGGAGACCGCGCTGAAGGCGCTGCGACCCCATGTGATGGGCAAGCTGGTGGTGGTTTACGGCGCGGGCGGCGACCGCGACACCGGCAAGCGCCCGCTGATGGGCGAGGCGGCGCGCGAGCATGCCGATGTTCGATTTGTGACAGACGACAACCCAAGATCCGAGGATCCGGCCAGCATTCGTGCAGCAATTCTGCAAGCCGACCCGGAGGCCACCGAGGTGGGCGACCGGGCCGAGGCGATCCTGCGGGGGGTCGATGCGCTGGGGCCGGGGGATGCGCTGCTCATTGCGGGCAAGGGGCATGAGACCGGGCAGATTGTGGGGGACGATGTGTTCCCGTTTGATGACGTCGAGCAGGCCTCTGTGGCCGTGGCCGCCCTCGACGGGCAGATGACATGA
- a CDS encoding peptidoglycan D,D-transpeptidase FtsI family protein, whose amino-acid sequence MTRTPLRPLARVIAARQSGQNPDCIERENLRLRHEAQRDKLRFRAEGRLFVLGVCFFCAFVVIGARMGHLAASVPAEPTSGGVAELISASRADIVDRQGRVLATNLSTHSLYAQPPLMVEKERAAEELAKIFPDLDVEKLKRQFTGKRKFVWVKKKISPEQMQAVHDIGEPGLLFGPREMRLYPNGKLAAHILGGASFGREGVHSAEVVGVAGVEKQFDELLRDPARAGKPLELTLDLTVQAVTEEVLYGGMKLMNAKGASAVLMEAHSGEIIAMASLPDFDPNNRPRPLTSGDQSDSPLFNRSVQGVYELGSTFKIFAAAQAMELGLVNPETVINTKGPLTWGRHRIRDFHNYGNELSVTKIIVKSSNIGTARLAMDIGAKRQREFLDSLGFLEPTPVEMVEAPTGKPLLPPNWSEISTMTISYGHGLSASPLHLATGYASLLNGGTRVYPTLVKQSAPKAGPRVVSERTSERSRVMLRKVVTEGTASFGEVEGYAVGGKTGTADKPKPRGGYYKDKVIATFATVFPAHDPKYVLVVSLDEPVELTGPTPRRTAGWTAVPVTAEMIRRVAPLLGLRPSVEPGVEAAIVRASN is encoded by the coding sequence ATGACCCGCACGCCCCTGCGCCCGCTGGCCCGTGTGATTGCCGCCCGTCAGAGCGGGCAGAACCCAGATTGCATCGAGCGCGAGAACCTGCGCCTGCGGCATGAGGCGCAGCGCGACAAGCTGCGGTTTCGCGCCGAGGGGCGGCTGTTTGTGCTGGGCGTCTGCTTCTTTTGTGCCTTCGTGGTGATCGGTGCCCGGATGGGGCACCTTGCCGCTTCGGTGCCCGCCGAGCCGACCAGCGGCGGCGTGGCCGAGCTGATCAGCGCCAGCCGGGCCGACATTGTCGACCGGCAGGGGCGGGTGCTGGCGACCAACCTCTCGACCCACAGTCTTTATGCCCAGCCGCCGCTGATGGTGGAAAAGGAGCGCGCCGCCGAGGAGCTGGCGAAGATCTTCCCCGATCTGGACGTGGAGAAGCTGAAGCGGCAGTTCACCGGCAAGCGCAAGTTTGTCTGGGTGAAAAAGAAGATCAGCCCCGAGCAGATGCAGGCGGTGCATGACATCGGCGAGCCGGGCCTGCTGTTTGGCCCGCGCGAGATGCGGCTTTATCCCAACGGCAAGCTGGCCGCGCATATCCTGGGCGGCGCGAGCTTTGGCCGCGAGGGAGTGCATAGTGCCGAGGTGGTCGGCGTGGCGGGCGTTGAAAAGCAGTTCGACGAGTTGCTGCGCGATCCGGCCCGCGCCGGCAAACCGCTGGAGCTGACGCTCGACCTCACCGTGCAGGCGGTGACAGAAGAGGTGCTTTATGGCGGCATGAAGCTGATGAACGCCAAGGGCGCCAGCGCGGTGCTGATGGAGGCCCATAGCGGCGAGATCATCGCGATGGCGAGCCTGCCGGACTTTGACCCCAACAACCGCCCGCGCCCGCTGACCAGCGGCGACCAGAGCGACAGCCCGCTGTTCAACCGGTCGGTGCAGGGGGTCTACGAGCTGGGCTCTACCTTCAAGATCTTTGCCGCCGCGCAGGCGATGGAGTTGGGGCTGGTGAACCCGGAGACGGTGATCAACACCAAGGGGCCGCTGACGTGGGGCCGCCACCGCATTCGGGATTTTCACAACTACGGCAACGAGTTGAGCGTCACCAAGATCATCGTGAAGAGCTCGAACATCGGCACCGCGCGGCTGGCGATGGACATTGGCGCCAAGCGGCAGCGCGAGTTTCTCGACAGCCTCGGCTTTTTGGAGCCGACCCCGGTGGAGATGGTGGAGGCGCCCACGGGCAAGCCGCTGCTGCCGCCGAATTGGTCGGAGATTTCGACCATGACCATCAGCTATGGCCACGGCCTCTCGGCCAGCCCGCTGCATCTGGCGACCGGTTATGCCTCGCTGCTCAACGGCGGCACGCGGGTTTATCCGACACTGGTGAAGCAGAGCGCCCCCAAGGCCGGCCCGCGTGTGGTGAGCGAGCGCACCTCCGAGCGCAGCCGGGTGATGCTGCGCAAGGTGGTGACCGAGGGCACCGCGAGCTTTGGCGAAGTGGAGGGCTATGCGGTGGGCGGCAAGACCGGGACCGCCGACAAGCCCAAGCCGCGCGGCGGCTATTATAAAGACAAGGTGATCGCGACCTTCGCCACGGTCTTCCCGGCGCATGACCCGAAATACGTGCTGGTCGTCAGCCTCGACGAGCCGGTGGAGCTGACCGGCCCCACGCCGCGCCGCACGGCGGGCTGGACGGCGGTGCCGGTGACGGCAGAGATGATCCGCCGCGTCGCGCCACTTCTGGGCCTGCGCCCAAGCGTTGAACCGGGGGTCGAAGCTGCGATAGTAAGGGCCTCGAACTAA
- a CDS encoding cell division protein FtsL — MRGFFYVISALAVMGLAFWAYHENYQTQKAQKDMAKLRGEIRTLYDTRAMLRAEWAYLNRPERLTELAELNFTRLGLLPFGAEQFGRVDQVGFPAEELPPITDPVEISGTLEDGENEEQQP, encoded by the coding sequence ATGCGAGGCTTCTTCTATGTCATCTCGGCGCTGGCGGTGATGGGGCTGGCCTTTTGGGCCTATCACGAGAACTACCAGACCCAGAAAGCCCAGAAGGATATGGCCAAGCTGCGCGGCGAGATCCGCACGCTTTACGACACCCGCGCCATGCTGCGGGCGGAGTGGGCCTATCTGAACCGGCCCGAGCGGCTGACAGAGCTGGCGGAGCTGAACTTTACTCGCCTTGGCCTGCTGCCCTTTGGCGCCGAGCAATTCGGCCGGGTGGACCAGGTGGGCTTTCCGGCAGAGGAGCTGCCGCCGATCACCGACCCGGTGGAGATCAGCGGCACACTAGAAGATGGTGAGAACGAGGAGCAACAGCCATGA
- the rsmH gene encoding 16S rRNA (cytosine(1402)-N(4))-methyltransferase RsmH — protein MAAAESLSPDQPAGPPHVPVLIDPLIAGAAPVLGHWVDGTFGAGGYTRRLLDAGAERVTGIDRDPSAIEGAEPMIAEYDGRLDVLRGQFSQMGELIEGPVEGVVLDLGVSSMQLDQAERGFSFMKDGPLDMRMASEGPSAADLVNEGDEGHLADIIHFYGEERAARRIARAIVKARPFTRTLELAEVVSNCLPRPKPGQVHPATRTFQGLRIAVNDEFGELIAGLEAAEGLLGEGGVLAVVTFHSLEDRVVKRYLAARSGAAPRGNRYAPEVEEAPAPFEQITRKAVGPSDEEVAANPRARSAKLRMARRTAELGGAVDRAQMGLPGPKHWWKG, from the coding sequence ATGGCGGCGGCCGAAAGCCTTTCGCCAGATCAGCCCGCCGGGCCGCCCCACGTTCCTGTTCTCATTGATCCGTTGATCGCAGGGGCCGCGCCGGTGCTTGGCCATTGGGTGGATGGCACCTTTGGCGCGGGCGGCTACACACGGCGGTTGCTGGATGCCGGCGCCGAACGGGTGACCGGGATCGACCGTGACCCGAGCGCCATCGAGGGTGCCGAGCCGATGATCGCCGAATATGACGGGCGACTGGATGTGCTGCGTGGCCAGTTTTCGCAGATGGGCGAGTTGATCGAGGGGCCGGTGGAGGGCGTTGTGCTCGATCTGGGCGTCTCGTCGATGCAACTCGATCAGGCGGAGCGGGGCTTTTCCTTCATGAAGGACGGGCCGCTCGATATGCGGATGGCCAGCGAGGGGCCGAGCGCCGCCGATCTGGTGAACGAGGGCGACGAGGGCCATCTGGCCGATATCATTCATTTTTACGGCGAAGAACGGGCGGCGCGGAGGATTGCGCGGGCGATCGTGAAGGCGCGGCCGTTCACCCGGACGCTGGAGTTGGCGGAGGTGGTTTCGAACTGCCTGCCGCGCCCGAAGCCGGGGCAGGTGCATCCGGCGACGCGCACGTTTCAAGGGCTCCGGATCGCGGTGAATGACGAATTCGGCGAGCTGATCGCGGGGCTGGAGGCGGCCGAGGGGCTGCTGGGCGAGGGCGGCGTGCTGGCGGTGGTGACCTTTCATTCGCTCGAGGATCGGGTGGTGAAGCGCTACCTTGCGGCCCGCTCCGGCGCGGCCCCGCGTGGCAACCGCTATGCGCCCGAAGTCGAGGAGGCGCCCGCGCCGTTTGAGCAGATCACGCGCAAGGCCGTGGGGCCGAGCGACGAGGAAGTGGCGGCCAACCCGCGCGCCCGTTCGGCCAAGCTGCGCATGGCGCGGCGCACGGCCGAGTTGGGCGGCGCGGTGGACCGGGCACAGATGGGCCTGCCGGGCCCGAAACATTGGTGGAAAGGGTAA
- the mraZ gene encoding division/cell wall cluster transcriptional repressor MraZ, whose protein sequence is MGRRFRGESHHKVDTKGRVSIPALFRHVLAAEDPDCSEGDSPNLVIVYGDHRQDHLKCYTVNAINDIDDRIARMPRGTKQRRYLERLYSGMSLPTQVDDTGRLVLPAKLREKIGLDKEAFFIATGDSFQIWKPETYDDVHGVDDEEWLDEMGEDFDPLELLDSVQEEG, encoded by the coding sequence TTGGGTCGCAGGTTCAGAGGCGAGAGCCACCACAAGGTGGACACGAAGGGCAGGGTGAGTATCCCCGCCCTGTTTCGCCATGTTCTGGCCGCTGAAGACCCCGATTGCTCCGAGGGCGACAGCCCCAACCTCGTGATCGTTTACGGCGACCATCGCCAGGATCACCTCAAGTGCTACACCGTCAACGCGATCAACGACATCGACGACCGGATCGCCCGGATGCCGCGCGGCACCAAGCAGCGGCGCTATCTGGAGCGGCTCTACTCGGGGATGTCGCTGCCGACGCAGGTTGACGACACCGGGCGGCTGGTGCTGCCTGCCAAGCTCCGCGAGAAGATCGGGCTCGACAAAGAAGCCTTCTTTATCGCCACCGGCGACAGCTTTCAGATCTGGAAGCCGGAGACCTATGACGACGTGCATGGCGTCGATGATGAAGAGTGGCTTGACGAGATGGGCGAGGACTTCGACCCGCTGGAGCTGCTCGACAGCGTTCAGGAAGAGGGTTGA
- a CDS encoding Mrp/NBP35 family ATP-binding protein, whose translation MPVEKGEIQTALTKVGLADGGDLVSRDMIRALQTGDSGEVKFVIEAPDAAAASRMEPILEAAKAAVLAVEGVTSVSALLTAHSNAPSAPRQVPAPGGQQPPSLKVGRHPTPQAGPQAVPGVKRIIAVGSGKGGVGKSTVSANLAVALARQGRKVGLLDADIYGPSQPRMMGNAKRPASPDGEKILPLTAHGVTFMSIGLMLEEGQAVIWRGPMLMGALQQMMTQVEWGELDVLIVDLPPGTGDVQLTLCQRYPITGAVVVSTPQDVALIDARKAIDMFGKLKTPVLGLIENMTTYICPNCGHEAHLFGHGGVAAEATSLGVPLLAQLPLELETRLGGDSGVPVAAGEGAAAEAYAALARGLVEGGMG comes from the coding sequence ATGCCTGTAGAAAAAGGCGAAATCCAAACCGCTTTGACAAAGGTGGGACTTGCGGACGGCGGCGATCTTGTATCTCGCGACATGATTCGCGCGTTGCAGACTGGCGACAGTGGCGAGGTGAAGTTTGTCATCGAAGCGCCGGATGCAGCCGCAGCATCGCGGATGGAGCCGATTCTCGAGGCTGCAAAAGCGGCGGTTCTGGCGGTAGAGGGAGTCACCTCTGTTTCAGCCCTGCTTACGGCGCATAGCAACGCGCCTTCGGCCCCGCGGCAGGTGCCTGCGCCGGGCGGTCAGCAGCCGCCGAGCCTGAAAGTGGGGCGCCATCCCACGCCGCAGGCCGGCCCTCAGGCGGTGCCGGGCGTGAAGCGGATCATTGCGGTGGGCTCGGGCAAGGGCGGCGTGGGCAAGAGCACGGTGTCGGCCAACCTCGCCGTGGCGCTGGCCCGGCAGGGCCGGAAGGTGGGCCTGCTGGATGCCGATATATACGGCCCCTCCCAGCCCCGGATGATGGGCAATGCCAAGCGGCCCGCGAGCCCCGATGGCGAGAAGATCCTGCCGCTCACGGCGCATGGGGTTACCTTCATGTCGATCGGGTTGATGCTGGAGGAGGGTCAGGCGGTGATCTGGCGCGGGCCGATGCTGATGGGCGCGCTCCAGCAGATGATGACCCAGGTGGAATGGGGCGAGCTGGATGTGCTTATTGTCGATCTGCCGCCGGGCACGGGAGACGTGCAGCTTACGCTCTGCCAGCGCTACCCGATCACGGGGGCCGTTGTGGTGAGCACGCCGCAGGATGTGGCGCTGATCGATGCGCGCAAGGCGATCGACATGTTCGGCAAGCTGAAGACCCCGGTGCTGGGGCTGATCGAGAACATGACTACTTATATATGTCCGAATTGCGGGCATGAGGCGCATCTGTTCGGCCACGGCGGCGTGGCGGCGGAGGCGACGAGCCTTGGCGTGCCACTGCTGGCGCAACTGCCGCTGGAACTGGAGACCCGGCTGGGCGGTGACAGCGGTGTGCCGGTGGCCGCAGGCGAGGGCGCTGCGGCCGAGGCATACGCGGCGTTGGCGCGGGGGCTGGTGGAAGGCGGCATGGGGTGA
- a CDS encoding DUF1127 domain-containing protein, with protein sequence MAYATAHNTAHTGILGRIEAFIEARREAAAKRRVYRQTLRELQALTSRDLADLGIAPSNLRSVAYQAAYGA encoded by the coding sequence ATGGCTTACGCAACCGCTCATAACACCGCGCACACCGGTATCCTTGGCCGCATCGAGGCTTTCATCGAAGCCCGTCGCGAGGCCGCTGCCAAGCGCCGCGTCTACCGTCAGACGCTCCGTGAACTTCAGGCCCTGACCAGCCGCGATCTTGCCGACCTCGGCATCGCGCCCTCCAACCTCCGGTCGGTTGCCTACCAGGCCGCCTACGGCGCCTGA
- a CDS encoding NAD-dependent epimerase/dehydratase family protein codes for MRILFTGGSGKAGRHATRYLIEQGHRVLNVDQTPSDVEGVFNRIADITDLGAMHDAMQAYADFDELEPGTGVPSFDAVVHFAAVPRIMVTGDAECFRVNTLGTYNVIDTALKAGVRKVIFASSETTYGVCFADGERKPEYIPVDEAHPTEPEDSYAMSKVVNEATARSFQRRSGADIYGLRINNVIEPHEYATMFPSFIDAPEKRRRNIFAYIDARDLGHMVDCCLKTDGLGYEVFNVANDTHSVSAPTQELIDCFYQGVEQKREMGAHETFYTNEKAKRLVGFSPKHDWRDEL; via the coding sequence ATGCGCATTCTCTTCACCGGCGGCTCCGGCAAGGCCGGCCGTCACGCCACCCGCTACCTGATCGAGCAAGGCCACCGGGTTCTGAACGTCGATCAAACCCCGTCTGATGTGGAGGGCGTCTTCAACCGCATCGCCGACATCACCGATCTCGGCGCCATGCACGATGCCATGCAGGCCTATGCCGATTTCGACGAGCTGGAGCCCGGCACCGGCGTCCCGTCCTTCGACGCCGTGGTGCATTTCGCCGCCGTCCCCCGGATCATGGTCACCGGCGATGCCGAGTGCTTCCGCGTCAACACGCTGGGCACCTACAACGTCATCGACACCGCGCTCAAAGCCGGGGTCCGCAAGGTGATCTTCGCCAGTTCCGAAACCACCTATGGCGTCTGCTTTGCCGATGGCGAGCGCAAGCCCGAGTATATCCCGGTCGACGAGGCCCACCCCACGGAACCCGAAGACAGCTACGCCATGTCGAAAGTCGTGAACGAGGCCACCGCCCGCAGCTTCCAGCGGCGCTCCGGGGCCGACATCTACGGCCTGCGCATCAACAACGTGATCGAGCCGCATGAATACGCCACGATGTTCCCCAGCTTCATCGACGCCCCCGAAAAGCGCCGCCGCAACATCTTCGCCTATATCGACGCCCGCGATCTCGGCCATATGGTCGACTGCTGCCTGAAGACCGACGGCCTCGGCTACGAGGTCTTCAACGTCGCGAATGACACTCACTCCGTCTCCGCCCCCACGCAGGAGCTGATCGACTGCTTCTACCAAGGCGTAGAGCAGAAGCGCGAGATGGGCGCGCACGAGACCTTCTACACCAACGAGAAGGCCAAACGGCTGGTCGGTTTCTCCCCCAAACATGATTGGCGCGACGAACTGTAG